In Neovison vison isolate M4711 chromosome 14, ASM_NN_V1, whole genome shotgun sequence, the following proteins share a genomic window:
- the UBN1 gene encoding ubinuclein-1 isoform X4 gives MSEPHRVQFTSLPGSLNPAFLKKSRKEEVGGTEQHQDSEPAAAAVRITLTLFEPDHKRCPEFFYPELVKNIRGKVKGLQPTDKKKDLSDPFNDEEKERHKVEALARKFEEKYGGKKRRKDRIQDLIDMGYGYDESDSFIDNSEAYDELVPASLTTKYGGFYINSGTLQFRQASESEDDFIKEKKKKSPKKRKLKEGGEKIKKKKKDDTYDKEKKSKKSKFSKAGFTALNASKEKKKKKYSGALSVKEMLKKFQKEKEAQRKRDEDHKPVAVSSAEAQGLRELEGTSDPLLSLFGSTSDNDLLQAATAMDSLTDLDLEQLLSESPEGSPFRDMDDESDSLGVGLDQEFRQPSSLPEGLPAPLEKRVKELAQAARAAEGESRQKFFTQDVNGTLLDIEVQTRELSSQIRSGVYAYLASFLPCSKDTLVKRARKLHLYEQGGRLKEPLQKLKEAIGRAMPEQMAKYQDECQAHTQAKVAKMLEEEKDKEQRERMCSDEEEDEEKGGRRIMGPRKKFQWNDEIRELLCHVVKIKLESYDLERNNKTQSWEDYVKAFLDAEVKPLWPKGWMQARTLFKESRRGHGHLTSILAKKKVMASSKIKMKESSTKPDKKVSIPPGQMGGPLALPSEHAGGLSSGAANREHPTQASGSLANPAPINLEDSLDGDLVRNSASSLEVVSKELAGLSSRAGGSSEFPLPASSKAPAEKMLGVVCSEEKRNFAKPGPSAPPASSSLQSPLNFLAEQALALGQSSQEKKPESSGYKELSCQATLSKGLSEVHQSKAKHHGLPRTSHAPQAAPPVPGPQVKVFHAGTQQQKSFTPPAPFVNKLQGPKPSSPQCHRSLLQLVKTATKGQSFHPSTPSSSGGTPASSSNSHKTPASSSTALSHPAKQHSAGSSGPSYKNSPFASSVSKHGVSSGSSSSGGTSVQSSTSGNLLPGVQPPSTGQSASRPVPGSAVKKPPVSQKLTLVAPPGGPNGDSSGGTQGVAKLLTSSLKSSAVSSVTSSTSLPKGTSGAVLLASSSPLNLLSASYKSGSPKLPGAMNSNSLGIISQFPLHVLSFSAESSAKAGVSKDAIVTGPAPGTFHHGLNHNASQLHGKGPGVPRKL, from the exons ATGTCGGAGCCCCACAGGGTCCAGTTCACCTCTCTCCCAGGTTCTCTGAATCCTGCATTTTTGAAGAAATCCCGGAaagaggaggttgggggaacagaACAGCATCAGGACTCTGAGCCGGCTGCAGCAGCTGTTCGGATTACACTCACCCTCTTCGAGCCGGATCACAAGCGCTGTCCAGAGTTCTTCTACCCCGAGCTGGTGAAGAACATACGAGGGAAGGTGAAAGGCCTTCAACCCACAGACAAG AAGAAAGATCTCTCAGATCCTTTCAatgatgaagaaaaggaaaggcataAAGTGGAGGCCCTTGCCcggaaatttgaagaaaaatat ggtGGAAAGAAACGTAGAAAAGATAGGATACAGGACCTGATTGACATGGGATACGGTTATGACGAATCTGACTCCTTCATTGATAATTCTGAGGCG TATGATGAGCTTGTTCCAGCTTCTTTGACTACAAAGTATGGAGGATTTTACATTAACTCGGGAACCCTGCAGTTTAGACAAGCATCCGAATCTGAGGATGACttcattaaagaaaagaagaagaaatctccAAAG AAGCGGAAGTTGAAGGAAGGTGGTGAgaagataaagaagaagaaaaaagatgacaCTTATGACAAGGAGAAGAAATCGAAAAAGTCCAAGTTTTCCAAAGCCGG CTTCACAGCCCTCAATGCCAgtaaggagaagaagaaaaagaaatattctggGGCTTTGAGTGTGAAAGAGATGCTAAAGAAatttcagaaggagaaagaggctcAGAGAAAGAGGGACGAAGACCATAAGCCTGTAGCGGTCTCGTCGGCGGAAGCTCAGGGCCTGCGGGAATTGGAGGGCACCTCTGACCCCTTGCTCTCGCTCTTTGGCTCCACTTCTGACAACGACTTGCTCCAGGCAGCCACTGCCATGGACTCGCTGACTGATTTGGACTTGGAGCAGCTGCTCAGtgagtctccagaaggaagcccTTTCCGTGATATGGATGATGAGAGCGATTCCCTTGGGGTGGGACTGGACCAGGAATTCAGGcagccctcttccctccctgaagGCCTGCCTGCACCCCTGGAGAAGCGCGTTAAGGAGCTGGCTCAG GCTGCCAGAGCTGCTGAAGGAGAGAGCAGACAGAAGTTCTTCACCCAAGATGTTAATGGCACCCTCTTAGA CATAGAGGTGCAAACTCGGGAGCTGAGTAGCCAAATCCGTTCTGGGGTGTATGCCTACCTTGCTTCATTCCTGCCCTGCAGCAAGGACACCCTGGTCAAACGTGCTCGGAAACTTCACCTCTATGAACAG ggagggcGTCTGAAGGAGCCTCTCCAGAAGCTTAAGGAAGCCATTGGAAGGGCAATGCCAGAGCAGATGGCCAAGTACCAGGATGAATGCCAGGCACACACACAAGCCAAGGTCGCTAA GATGCTGGAAGAGGAGAAGgacaaggagcagagggagcggATGTGCTCTGATGAGGAAGAAGATGAGGAAAAGGGGGGCAGGAGGATAATGGGACCCCGGAAGAAGTTCCAGTGGAATGATGAAATCAG GGAGCTGCTCTGTCACGTGGTGAAGATAAAACTGGAGAGCTACGATCTGGAGAGGAACAACAAGACCCAGTCTTGGGAGGACTATGTGAAGGCCTTTCTGGATGCTGAGGTCAAACCTTTGTGGCCCAAAGGCTGGATGCAGGCCAG GACTCTGTTTAAGGAGAGCAGACGAGGCCATGGGCACTTGACATCAATCCT GGCCAAGAAGAAAGTAATGGCCTCTTCTAAAATCAAGATGAAG gAATCATCTACTAAGCCTGATAAAAAGGTTTCCATCCCACCAGGCCAGATGGGCGGCCCCCTGGCTTTGCCTTCAGAACATGCGGGAGGCCTGAGCAGTGGGGCTGCAAACAGGGAGCACCCAACCCAGGCGTCTGGCAGTCTTGCTAATCCTGCTCCTATCAACCTGGAGGACTCATTGGATGGAGACTTGGTCCGTAATTCGGCCTCCTCCTTGGAGGTGGTGTCTAAGGAACTGGCTGGGCTGAGCAGCAGAGCAGGTGGGAGCTCTGAGTTCCCACTGCCGGCATCCTCAAAAGCCCCCGCGGAGAAGATGCTGGGTGTAGTGTGTTCAGAAGAGAAGAGGAACTTTGCGAAGCCCGGCCCTTCTGCCCCACCAGCCTCTAGTTCTCTGCAGTCTCCACTCAATTTTCTGGCTGAACAGGCTTTGGCACTGGGGCAGTCCTCTCAGGAGAAAAAACCAGAGAGCTCTGGCTACAAAGAGCTGTCCTGTCAGGCTACGCTCAGCAAGGGCCTGTCAGAAGTGCACCAGTCCAAAGCAAAGCACCACGGCTTGCCACGGACGTCTCACGCACCCCAAGCGGCACCTCCTGTGCCTGGCCCCCAGGTCAAAGTTTTTCATGCAGGCACTCAACAGCAGAAGAGCTTCACCCCTCCAGCTCCTTTTGTCAATAAGCTTCAGGGCCCAAAGCCTTCATCCCCGCAGTGCCATCGTTCCCTCCTCCAGCTTGTGAAGACAGCAACCAAAGGCCAGAGCTTCCATCCCTCCACGCCATCCTCTTCAGGAGGCACACCAGCCTCCAGCAGCAACTCTCATAAGACCCCAGCCTCATCTTCTACCGCCCTGAGCCATCCAGCAAAACAGCACTCAGCCGGCTCTTCAGGGCCATCTTACAAGAATAGTCCCTTTGCCAGCTCTGTCTCTAAACACGGGGTTTCTTCCGGCAGCTCTTCCTCTGGAGGAACATCAGTCCAGAGTTCTACTTCCGGGAACCTGCTCCCCGGTGTACAGcctccttctacaggacagtctgCCAGCAGACCTGTCCCAGGCTCTGCAGTGAAAAAACCACCTGTTTCCCAGAAGCTGACCCTGGTGGCCCCTCCAGGTGGTCCAAATGGAGACTCCAGTGGTGGGACCCAGGGAGTGGCAAAGCTACTGACTTCTTCCCTAAAATCCAGCGCGGTTAGCAGCGTGACATCGTCTACCTCCTTGCCA AAAGGAACGAGTGGGGCTGTGCTGCTGGCCAGCTCCTCGCCCTTAAATCTGCTGTCTGCATCCTACAAGTCTGGCAGCCCGAAACTGCCCGGAGCCATGAACTCCAACTCCCTGGGGATCATCTCCCAGTTTCCCCTCCACGTGCTCTCCTTCAGCGCCGAGTCCTCTGCCAAAGCAGGGGTTTCCAAGGATGCCATCGTCACGGGTCCTGCCCCTGGGACATTCCACCACGGCCTCAACCATA ACGCTTCTCAGCTTCATGGAAAGGGGCCCGGTGTACCACGGAAATTATGA